From Polyodon spathula isolate WHYD16114869_AA chromosome 26, ASM1765450v1, whole genome shotgun sequence, one genomic window encodes:
- the haus8 gene encoding HAUS augmin-like complex subunit 8 isoform X2, whose translation MASTAPPKPRKMGLSGDSTQLMSSDGSNTSAGNSSGAPTKKPKPKGKIVKSRYMMVPDKKPAAKSAVMNQSICVPNRPATPTKLGTPTKLGTPTKPGTPSRRSEPPRLFKVPSKLQSNNLDATRIGKNELQSTLLEGHSILPELDISVINDKTVHKPAEPQDMDMEHAVDNQTWLLTCLTVLMERNTTRLKEEAERSLLVVMEEEETLHRKVQEQKRQLRLWQKEKELDSLLDLQIAALTPMAAAAEKFKQEYKTFATALDTTRHELPVKNIHIEGDRQAFLDKVAACLKETEKLLSELNPAAAEKSDRACELLKAVKDTTGSVVEELGRVFTDVLELSSLVSRETVLIHQRSAEESTGLAVAEDLYFPKDC comes from the exons ATGGCGTCGACAGCCCCTCCCAAGCCGCGCAAGATGGGTCTTTCGGGAGATTCAACACA GTTGATGTCTAGCGATGGCAGCAACACGAGTGCTGGGAACAGTAGCGGTGCcccaacaaaaaaacccaaac CAAAAGGTAAAATTGTGAAATCTCGATATATGATGGTACCAGATAAGAAGCCAGCAGCAAAG AGCGCGGTGATGAACCAGTCCATCTGCGTCCCAAACAGACCAGCCACACCAACGAAGCTGGGTACCCCAACTAAACTGGGGACCCCCACGAAGCCAGGCACACCAAGCAGGAGGTCTGAGCCCCCCAGGTTATTCAAAGTACCGTCAA AGTTGCAGTCAAACAACCTTGATGCTACACGGATTGGAAAAAACGAACTGCAGTCGACGTTGCTTGAAGGTCATTCTATCCTTCCCGAACTGGACATCTCTGTTATTAATG ACAAGACTGTGCATAAGCCCGCCGAGCCACAGGATATGGATATGGAGCACGCCGTTGACAATCAAACCTGGCTGCTAACTTGTCTGACCGTGCTG ATGGAAAGAAACACGACCAGGCTGAAGGAGGAAGCAGAGAGGAGTTTGTTAGTGGTGATGGAAGAGGAGGAGACTCTCCACAGGAAAGTGCAGGAGCAGAAACGGCAGCTTCGACTGTGGCAGAAAGAGAAGGAGCTGGACAGCCTGTTGGATCTGCAG ATCGCAGCATTAACGCCCATGGCTGCAGCAGCGGAAAAGTTTAAACAGGAGTACAAGACCTTTGCAACGGCTTTGGATACCACGAGACATGAGCTGCCTGTGAAGAACATACACATAGAGGGGGACAGACAAGCCTTTCTTG ATAAAGTAGCAGCCTGTCTTAAGGAAACAGAGAAGCTGCTGTCAGAGTTAAACCCTGCGGCTGCAGAGAAGAGTGACCGAGCATGTGAGCTACTGAAGGCTGTCAAAGATACAACAGGGAGCGTGGTCGAGGAACTAGGAAG AGTTTTTACTGATGTGTTGGAGTTGTCCTCGTTGGTCAGCCGGGAGACTGTTTTGATTCATCAGAGGAGCGCAGAAGAATCGACAGGCCTGGCAGTAGCAGAGGATCTGTATTTCCCGAAGGACTGTTAA
- the LOC121300994 gene encoding RNA exonuclease 1 homolog — translation MLRTTGFFRGIDCPFIKSPGNGVNNNNNAKNGGEPCSRPYCHFRHCKPSSKESKGCISAQQEQGCDLYSPEVTRPAGQNGEESTGSDSVELEPNNLELELVNRAIEAVKSEVEREQKKLSWLEDIAEVKGEAYSSLEYDPSSYRISAVRDYNPTPHSSKYTLDPDSKSKGNSLEYVPAAVSKAAVKKAAPSALTCNKYTIDKTKPTTDLEYDPLSNYSARHLNKKNAKDLKRGRRSREVREEEGYVPTAKKPRHQTDFQKYEVGADFSESDEENGTEYRPSPISRLQRGSFSDDETGDSGNWEGKERAAQHDTEDTSSVKLGEQEGKSREKKESSKASDKKMKVEKVKNESQEEPSGRKNKEGLKERGVKEKGEEVKSSSAKEAAKKDRNDGKKENKSKSGDKVNDKGRSKEKEVKQDKGQGGSSGKKEKHTLEGARKEKPKVLDSSCGKKGDGTSKATERGDRNKKDLSGSKDLKNRKQGSKEKKTGSTESAKEGKKSSSTKEEGKRPQKIKLKQRTLSHVDLFGDESGDEDKPGQASSSSKGDSFQGKHKTSKRKASAFSSSEDEIEEATEEDDRDYSSLQNELDYEEDPMEECLRIFNESNDVKTEDKGRQAKQPPSEPSENGSTEDTLTTLFPGQKKRVSHFACKGDVEVTLKQPARPYRRATAQETCYKRIQMAQQQAVQLAVAAKTTTVAYAGEKRRIAHRPTLAAPAAKFGPVEGRKAGSNVASPSGSGSSSLALKAHTPASFPSKTTSTAVQRRIAHTPTLKNLSSLKRPIIPTEFGAKVPTNVRQRYLNLFIDECLKFCSSEEGAFEKALAEEKVVYDRSSSRNIYLNVAVNTLKKLRGQSTAPTSPTNKHPSVSKKSLSHEELLGGRLAAKTSFTLNLLGKPQEEDLTGATLYRKMKGYLMTEEQLQEHGYPRPNPDKPGGAIVHTASQKKILDPFTKVCCRCGSEYTVSANGNCVRREECTFHWGRLRRQRAPDGWETQYSCCSGAVGSTGCQVAKQHVQDARKENLDGYVKTFDKPTSQEGNPGVYALDCEMCYTKQGLELTRVTVVNSDLKVIYDTFVKPDSKVVDYNTRFSGVTEEDLENTTITIRDVQAVLLSMLSADSILIGHSLESDLFALKLIHNRVVDTAIVFPHRLGLPYKRALRTVMAEYLKRIIQDNVEGHDSSEDASACMELMIWKIKEDAKVKR, via the exons atgcTGAGAACCACGGGCTTTTTCCGAGGGATTGACTGTCCATTTATTAAAAGCCCTGGTAATGgtgttaataacaataacaatgcaAAGAACGGAGGGGAGCCCTGCAGCAGACCTTACTGTCACTTCAGACACTGCAAACCGTCTTCCAAGGAGAGCAAGGGATGCATCTCAGCGCAGCAGG AGCAAGGCTGCGACCTGTACAGCCCTGAAGTCACGAGACCGGCAGGACAGAATGGAGAGGAGTCGACCGGAAGCGACTCCGTGGAGCTGGAGCCCAACaacctggagctggagctggtgAACCGGGCCATTGAGGCTGTCAAGAGTGAAGTGGAGCGGGAGCAGAAGAAGCTGTCCTGGCTTGAGGACATCGCTGAGGTCAAAGGCGAAGCCTACAGTTCTCTTGAGTACGACCCCAGTAGCTATCGGATCAGTGCCGTCCGGGACTACAACCCCACCCCACACTCTAGCAAATACACACTGGACCCTGATAGTAAGTCTAAAGGCAACTCGCTGGAATACGTTCCTGCGGCTGTATCCAAGGCAGCAGTCAAAAAGGCAGCACCCTCAGCGTTGACTTGTAATAAATACACTATTGACAAAACGAAACCCACAACTGATCTGGAGTATGACCCTTTGTCTAACTACTCGGCGAGACACTTGAATAAAAAGAACGCCAAGGACCTGAAAAGAGGCAGGAGGAGTCGGGAAGTGAGAGAAGAGGAAGGTTATGTCCCAACCGCAAAGAAACCCCGTCACCAAACGGACTTCCAGAAGTATGAAGTGGGGGCCGACTTTTCTGAATCGGATGAAGAAAATGGGACAGAATATCGTCCCAGTCCCATCAGCCGTCTGCAGCGCGGGAGCTTCTCGGACGACGAAACGGGCGACAGCGGGAATTGGGAGGGGAAGGAGAGAGCCGCGCAGCACGACACGGAAGATACCAGTAGCGTGAAGCTTGGGGAGCAGGAGGGAAAAAGCAGAGAGAAGAAGGAGAGCAGTAAAGCATCTGACAAAAAGATGAAAGTGGAGAAAGTCAAGAATGAAAGTCAAGAGGAACCCTCTGGCAGAAAGAACAAGGAGGGTTTAAAGGAGAGAGGAGTGAAGGAGAAAGGGGAGGAAGTGAAGTCGTCCAGTGCTAAAGAGGCAGCCAAGAAGGACAGAAACGATGGGAAAAAGGAGAACAAAAGCAAATCCGGAGACAAAGTGAACGACAAAGGCAGAAGTAAAGAGAAGGAAGTCAAGCAGGACAAGGGTCAGGGAGGCAGCAGCGGCAAGAAGGAGAAGCACACGCTGGAGGGGGCGAGAAAGGAGAAGCCGAAGGTCTTGGACAGCAGCTGTGGAAAGAAGGGCGACGGGACAAGCAAAGCAACGGAGAGGGGAGACAGGAACAAGAAGGACCTCTCCGGATCTAAGGATCTGAAGAACAGGAAGCAGGGgagcaaagaaaagaaaacggGGAGCACAGAATCAGCAAAGGAAGGGAAGAAGAGCAGCTCGACAAAGGAAGAAGGAAAGAGGCCccagaaaataaaattgaaacagaGGACACTGAGTCACGTGGATCTGTTTGGCGATGAGAGCGGAGATGAAGACAAACCGGGTCAGGCTAGCAGCTCCAGCAAAGGGGATTCCTTCCAGGGAAAACATAAAACCAGCAAGCGGAAAGCCTCTGCGTTCTCCTCTTCAGAGGACGAGATCGAGGAGGCGACGGAGGAGGATGACCGGGATTACTCCAGCTTGCAGAATGAACTGGATTACGAGGAGGACCCAATGGAAGAGTGCCTGAGGATATTTAACGAATCAAATGATGTGAAAACGGAGGACAAGGGGAGGCAAGCGAAACAG CCGCCCAGCGAGCCCTCCGAGAACGGAAGCACAGAGGACACTTTAACAACGCTCTTCCCGGGACAGAAGAAGAGAGTTTCCCACTTTGCATGCAAAGGAGAC GTGGAAGTGACCCTGAAGCAGCCCGCCCGACCCTATAGAAGGGCCACGGCCCAGGAGACCTGCTACAAGCGCATCCAGATGGCACAGCAGCAGGCAGTACAGCTGGCTGTGGCAGCAAAAACAACCACCGTGGCATACgcaggagagaagaggaggattGCTCATCGGCCAACACTGGCTGCACCAGCTGCGAAATTCG GCCCAGTGGAAGGAAGGAAGGCTGGCAGCAACGTGGCCTCACCCAGCGGGTCTGGATCCAGTTCCCTGGCTCTAAAAGCTCACACGCCTGCTTCCTTCCCATCGAAGACCACCAGCACTGCAGTTCAGAGGAGAATAGCGCACACCCCTACTTTGAAG AACTTATCTTCTTTAAAGAGGCCCATCATTCCGACCGAGTTTGGTGCCAAAGTCCCGACTAATGTCCGCCAGAGGTATCTCAATCTCTTCATTGACGAGTGCCTGAAGTTTTGCTCATCTGAAGAAGGAGCTTTTGAGAAG GCCCTGGCAGAAGAGAAGGTGGTGTATGACAGAAGCAGCAGCCGCAATATCTACTTGAACGTGGCTGTGAACACGCTGAAAAAGCTCCGGGGTCAAAGCACTGCCCCCACATCCCCTACCAACA AGCATCCCAGTGTGAGTAAGAAGAGTCTCTCCCACGAGGAGCtgctgggagggaggctggcagCCAAGACCAGCTTCACACTGAACCTCCTGGGGAAACCGCAGGAGGAGGACCTCACAG GTGCCACGCTGTACAGGAAAATGAAAGGGTACCTCATGACAGAGGAGCAGCTTCAGGAGCATGGATACCCCCGACCGAACCCTGACAAACCAGGAGGAGCGATCGTCCACACGGCCTCTCAGAAGAAAATCCTCGATC cCTTCACCAAAGTGTGTTGCCGCTGTGGGTCGGAGTACACAGTCTCTGCGAATGGGAACTGCGTTCGAAGGGAGGAGTGTACCTTCCACTGGGGGAGGCTGCGGAGACAGAGGG CTCCTGATGGATGGGAAACTCAGTACAGCTGCTGCTCTGGAGCGGTGGGGTCCACAGGCTGTCAGGTAGCCAAG CAACACGTCCAGGACGCGCGCAAAGAGAATCTGGACGGGTATGTGAAGACATTCGACAAACCCACCTCGCAAGAGGGGAACCCTGGCGTCTACGCTCTGGACTGTGAGATG TGCTACACAAAACAAGGTCTGGAGCTTACTAGGGTCACGGTGGTCAACTCTGATCTGAAAGTGATCTACGACACGTTCGTCAAACCTGACAGCAAAGTCGTGGATTACAACACCAG GTTTTCAGGGGTGACTGAAGAGGACCTTGAAAACACCACCATAACAATCCGTGATGTCCAGGCCGTGCTGCTCAGCATGCTCAGCGCTGACTCCATCCTGATTGGACACAGCCTGGAGAGCGACCTGTTTGCACTGAAG CTGATCCACAACAGGGTGGTGGACACTGCAATAGTCTTCCCTCACCGGCTGGGACTGCCATACAAGCGAGCCCTTAGAACTGTCATGGCAGAATACCTCAAGCGCATCATTCAGGACAACG TGGAAGGACACGATTCCAGCGAGGACGCCTCCGCTTGCATGGAACTCATGATCTGGAAAATCAAAGAAGACGCTAAAGTTAAGAGATGA
- the haus8 gene encoding HAUS augmin-like complex subunit 8 isoform X1: MAVCLLVYGCQAQPSTNPSSTSPGYSASWRLMSSDGSNTSAGNSSGAPTKKPKPKGKIVKSRYMMVPDKKPAAKSAVMNQSICVPNRPATPTKLGTPTKLGTPTKPGTPSRRSEPPRLFKVPSKLQSNNLDATRIGKNELQSTLLEGHSILPELDISVINDKTVHKPAEPQDMDMEHAVDNQTWLLTCLTVLMERNTTRLKEEAERSLLVVMEEEETLHRKVQEQKRQLRLWQKEKELDSLLDLQIAALTPMAAAAEKFKQEYKTFATALDTTRHELPVKNIHIEGDRQAFLDKVAACLKETEKLLSELNPAAAEKSDRACELLKAVKDTTGSVVEELGRVFTDVLELSSLVSRETVLIHQRSAEESTGLAVAEDLYFPKDC, encoded by the exons ATGGCGGTTTGTCTCCTTGTCTATGGGTGCCAGGCTCAGCCAAGCACCAATCCCTCCAGCACGTCTCCGGGTTACAGCGCCTCCTGGCG GTTGATGTCTAGCGATGGCAGCAACACGAGTGCTGGGAACAGTAGCGGTGCcccaacaaaaaaacccaaac CAAAAGGTAAAATTGTGAAATCTCGATATATGATGGTACCAGATAAGAAGCCAGCAGCAAAG AGCGCGGTGATGAACCAGTCCATCTGCGTCCCAAACAGACCAGCCACACCAACGAAGCTGGGTACCCCAACTAAACTGGGGACCCCCACGAAGCCAGGCACACCAAGCAGGAGGTCTGAGCCCCCCAGGTTATTCAAAGTACCGTCAA AGTTGCAGTCAAACAACCTTGATGCTACACGGATTGGAAAAAACGAACTGCAGTCGACGTTGCTTGAAGGTCATTCTATCCTTCCCGAACTGGACATCTCTGTTATTAATG ACAAGACTGTGCATAAGCCCGCCGAGCCACAGGATATGGATATGGAGCACGCCGTTGACAATCAAACCTGGCTGCTAACTTGTCTGACCGTGCTG ATGGAAAGAAACACGACCAGGCTGAAGGAGGAAGCAGAGAGGAGTTTGTTAGTGGTGATGGAAGAGGAGGAGACTCTCCACAGGAAAGTGCAGGAGCAGAAACGGCAGCTTCGACTGTGGCAGAAAGAGAAGGAGCTGGACAGCCTGTTGGATCTGCAG ATCGCAGCATTAACGCCCATGGCTGCAGCAGCGGAAAAGTTTAAACAGGAGTACAAGACCTTTGCAACGGCTTTGGATACCACGAGACATGAGCTGCCTGTGAAGAACATACACATAGAGGGGGACAGACAAGCCTTTCTTG ATAAAGTAGCAGCCTGTCTTAAGGAAACAGAGAAGCTGCTGTCAGAGTTAAACCCTGCGGCTGCAGAGAAGAGTGACCGAGCATGTGAGCTACTGAAGGCTGTCAAAGATACAACAGGGAGCGTGGTCGAGGAACTAGGAAG AGTTTTTACTGATGTGTTGGAGTTGTCCTCGTTGGTCAGCCGGGAGACTGTTTTGATTCATCAGAGGAGCGCAGAAGAATCGACAGGCCTGGCAGTAGCAGAGGATCTGTATTTCCCGAAGGACTGTTAA
- the haus8 gene encoding HAUS augmin-like complex subunit 8 isoform X3, giving the protein MSSDGSNTSAGNSSGAPTKKPKPKGKIVKSRYMMVPDKKPAAKSAVMNQSICVPNRPATPTKLGTPTKLGTPTKPGTPSRRSEPPRLFKVPSKLQSNNLDATRIGKNELQSTLLEGHSILPELDISVINDKTVHKPAEPQDMDMEHAVDNQTWLLTCLTVLMERNTTRLKEEAERSLLVVMEEEETLHRKVQEQKRQLRLWQKEKELDSLLDLQIAALTPMAAAAEKFKQEYKTFATALDTTRHELPVKNIHIEGDRQAFLDKVAACLKETEKLLSELNPAAAEKSDRACELLKAVKDTTGSVVEELGRVFTDVLELSSLVSRETVLIHQRSAEESTGLAVAEDLYFPKDC; this is encoded by the exons ATGTCTAGCGATGGCAGCAACACGAGTGCTGGGAACAGTAGCGGTGCcccaacaaaaaaacccaaac CAAAAGGTAAAATTGTGAAATCTCGATATATGATGGTACCAGATAAGAAGCCAGCAGCAAAG AGCGCGGTGATGAACCAGTCCATCTGCGTCCCAAACAGACCAGCCACACCAACGAAGCTGGGTACCCCAACTAAACTGGGGACCCCCACGAAGCCAGGCACACCAAGCAGGAGGTCTGAGCCCCCCAGGTTATTCAAAGTACCGTCAA AGTTGCAGTCAAACAACCTTGATGCTACACGGATTGGAAAAAACGAACTGCAGTCGACGTTGCTTGAAGGTCATTCTATCCTTCCCGAACTGGACATCTCTGTTATTAATG ACAAGACTGTGCATAAGCCCGCCGAGCCACAGGATATGGATATGGAGCACGCCGTTGACAATCAAACCTGGCTGCTAACTTGTCTGACCGTGCTG ATGGAAAGAAACACGACCAGGCTGAAGGAGGAAGCAGAGAGGAGTTTGTTAGTGGTGATGGAAGAGGAGGAGACTCTCCACAGGAAAGTGCAGGAGCAGAAACGGCAGCTTCGACTGTGGCAGAAAGAGAAGGAGCTGGACAGCCTGTTGGATCTGCAG ATCGCAGCATTAACGCCCATGGCTGCAGCAGCGGAAAAGTTTAAACAGGAGTACAAGACCTTTGCAACGGCTTTGGATACCACGAGACATGAGCTGCCTGTGAAGAACATACACATAGAGGGGGACAGACAAGCCTTTCTTG ATAAAGTAGCAGCCTGTCTTAAGGAAACAGAGAAGCTGCTGTCAGAGTTAAACCCTGCGGCTGCAGAGAAGAGTGACCGAGCATGTGAGCTACTGAAGGCTGTCAAAGATACAACAGGGAGCGTGGTCGAGGAACTAGGAAG AGTTTTTACTGATGTGTTGGAGTTGTCCTCGTTGGTCAGCCGGGAGACTGTTTTGATTCATCAGAGGAGCGCAGAAGAATCGACAGGCCTGGCAGTAGCAGAGGATCTGTATTTCCCGAAGGACTGTTAA